The DNA segment AAAGGATAGGTTTGCACTAGGATTTGTCCGTTATAAGAGGGATCTGTGATCGCTTCTGGATAGCCTACCATTCCTGTGTTAAAGACAACTTCCCCGTAAACTTTCTTTTGTGCTCCGAAGCCAATTCCGTGGACAACTATTCCATCAGCTAAGATGAGGGTGGCTAACTTACTTGCTTCTTTAAAGCCGTGAGTTTCCTTTATCAGCGAACCCTTCGCAACTTCAGTTAGTATGTTGCATTTAAGGTTTTTGTAAGGCATATTTGCTAAGTCCCTCAACTGTCTCACGTAGTTTTAGTTCTGCCTTTTTCAAAGAGTGTGCTTTTTTACGAAGCCAAGCTTCATCTGCAATAATACGCTTACGCCTTTCCTTTGCCATCCTCGCAACCTCAGACGGCGAGGGGCATCCTCGAACCGTTTTTGAGTTTATGCTCTTGATTGGATCAGCTGCTTCTGCAATGTCACCGGACTTAATGGCGAGTTTCCTTCCAGTTGTTTGGAGAAATATCTCCTCCAATAGTTGTGGCGTCGTATCATGCAAAGTCTTTCCTTCTGAGATTAAACGTTGAACAAGAACTCCGATAACTCGATGCGCCATCCGAAAGGGAATGTTAAACTTTTTGACAAGAGTGTCGGCAAGGTCTGTGGCTGTGGAAAAATCCTTGGAAACGAGTTCAAGCCAGCGCGAAGCATTAAACCTAGTTTTTTGAATAAGTCCGGTCAGCATCCGAGTTGAAGTTAGTGTTATTTGACAGGTATTCCATAGGTGGGGTGTGAGTTCTTGGAGGTCTAGGTTATAGCTTAGGGGTAGCGCCTTGAGAATTGTGAAAGCGGCGACTAAATCCCCGTAAACGTGTGTTGCCTTTGCCCTTATTAATTCCGGGACAACTGGATTCCTTTTTTGGGGCATTATGCTACTTGCAGATGCATATTCATCTGGAATTTCTGCCGTTCCAAACTCTACAGAACTCCAGAGAATCAGTTCTTCTGCTATCCTACTAAAATCTGTCATACTTAACGCTAAGGCAGCCATGGCTTCGACGGCAAAATCCCTCGAACTAACGGCGTCTATTGAGTTTTCTAAAATGCCATCAAATCCTAAGAGTTCAGCTACCCTGTTACGATTGATATTATACCCCGTTGCCGCAAGGGCAGCTGCCCCCATCGGGCAAAGGTTGACATGCTGATACGAGTTCATTAAACGTGTTGTATCACGTTCTATTGCGTCATGATAAGCTAAGAAGTAATGTGCCAGCGTTACTGGTTGGGCATGTTGTAAGTGCGTGTAACCAGGCATAACTATGTTTAAGTGCTCTACACAGCGTTTGAGGAGTGCTCTCCGAAGCTCGATAAGATTTCTAATTATATCGAGTAAGTATTGTCGAAGTGTTATTCGAATGGCGGTTGCAACTTGGTCATTGCGGCTTTTGGCTGTATGAAGTTTTCCACCTATATCTTCCCCGACCATCTTTGTGATTTCCGCTTCAATATTCATATGAACATCTTCAAGGCTCGGGTCAAGTTTCATGTTTGGGTCAAGTTTACTGAGTGCCTTTAACAGCAGGGCGCCCTCGCTTTCAGCGACTATTCCTTGTTCAACAAGCATTATGACGTGAGCTTTATTGATCTCAATAACTGGTTTAACGATGCTAGTGTCGGCAACAACAGAGGTTGTGTAGTCCACTATCTCGGTCGTTGGCTTATCTAATCTATCCCCTCTTAGAATATCCACTCTTTCTTTCTCCTTTATGGATTAATTTTTTATTTTTTTAAGTCGAAGCGCCCTAGCCACCCGCGTTGATAACCCCCATAACTCTATGAAGCCTGCAGAGGCGGTCTGGTCAAAGGTCGATTTCACATCATATGTCGCAAGGTTATAGTCATAAAGCGAAAACGGGGAGGATCGTCCCACGATATGCGCCGCACCCTTGAATAACTTTAGGCGAACTTCTCCAGAAACTCGATCTTGGGTGGCGTTTATGAAAGCTTCAAGATCCTCTCGTAGAGGATCCATCCATAATCCTGTATACACCAAGAAGGTCCATTGGGCATCGATCTGTTGTTTAAACAGAACTTCATGCCTAGTTAGCACAAACTTTTCGAGATCTTTATGTGCCTCAATAATACATGTTGCCGCGGGGCACTCGTAGACTTCACGCGATTTTATCCCGACAAGTCTATCTTCAATATGGTCAATGCGCCCTACGCCATGTTTACCTGCTAAATTATTGAGGACAGTTATGAGTTCAACTTCATTCAAATGATTACCGTTTAATGAAACCGGAACTCCATTCTCAAATCCAATAGTAATATATTGTGGTTTGTCAGGAGCTTTTTCAGGAGCCACGGTCCACTCAAATGCTTCTTCGGGGGGTTCGTTTTCAGGGTGTTCAATTGGACCGCACTCAATTGAGCGCCCCCAGAGATTCTGGTCGATACTATAGGGATTACGCTTAATGGTTAGGGGTATACCATGGGTCTTGGCATATTCTATCTCTTGCTCTCGACTCATTTTCCACTCTCGTGCTGGAGCTAGGACTGTCAGCTCTGGATCAAGTGATTTTATGGTAACTTCAAATCTAACTTGGTCGTTGCCCTTGCCAGTACAACCGTGTGCTATAGCGTTTGCTCCTTCCTTATGGGCCACTTCAACCAGTTTTGATGCTATTAATGGTCTTGAGAGGGCGCTGCTAAGGGGGTATTTTTCTTCATAGAGGGCATTTGCCTTTATTGCTGGGTTAATGTATCCTTGAATAAATTCTTGCTTGGCATCGACTGTATAATGCCTTAGTACACCTAAATTTTCCGCTTTTGTGGCGATTTTCCTTAAGTCCTCCTGCTGTCCTACATCAACGGTGACGGTGACAAGTTGAGCGTGATACTTTTCCTGGAGCCACTTAATTAGGACTGAAGTATCTAGTCCGCCTGAATACGCTAAAATTATTTTTTCCATGCTTCTTTAATCTCCCGTTTTAGGTCTTCTTCCCATTCCCTTCGAGTATTAAATTAAAAACTCCTCATCAATTTTGCTTTCTTTTTAAAGATTAAAGATGAATATTTAATCTTTTCTGAGGTATTTACATTTAACTTGTAAAAAATTAAAGTTTCTGCAATTATCCAACCTATAACTAGAACTAGCGAAAATAGCCCAAAATCTTGACTAACTACAAGGTTGCCAACAACTTCGATTGACCAAATTTACATAGGGGAGAATAAAACCGCATGAAATAACTGGCTCAAGGAAATTCTAAACCAACCCCTTTTGTTTAGTTTCAACGAATTAGTTAGCCAAGACGAGATAGCGCTGAGAATCATCTACCTCGATCGTTTAAGAATACATTTCCGGGGAATGCATCGAAACCAAAATGCGGTTAGAAAACTAAAAATCTACTAAATAAAGATTAAAAGTGGCTTCATTAACCAAATGAAAGCATGGGAAGGTGAGAGATACGCCCCAAGTCATAGCATATATCTTAATGGTGACAGAAATCGGAAAGGAATACGATGTCGTTAAGGAGATTTCAAAAATTAAAGGGGTTACCGAAACGAGATCAGTCTACGGCGAGTTTGATGTTATTGCCAGAGTTGAAGCTGAAGACTTGAAGACACTTGATGATGCTGTTACAAAGATCAGAAAAATAGCTAGTATAATTCGAACTGTGACGTTAATCTCAGCTTAGCTTATTCCCATCGATTTTTTGATTTCAAAGAGAACTTCTTCAACGCTTTCATAAGTTTTTGTGGGCAAATTTTTCAGCAAATTATCTAGCGGAATCTGTTCATTTTTTCCCCACTCTACTAGCTTCCAGCCGAATAGTTTTGAAAGCTTGCTCTTTGAAGCGGGATAACGGGTGCGTTGAATTAGCGCCCTAACTGACTCAAGTCCAGTAGCACCAGTTATACTTGGGAATTTATTTTTTTGGAGAAAATAATTCAAACGTTGACCGTCATCGAACATAGCTAAGTTATTGAAAAAAATATACACAGTCTTACCTTCCTTTTCAAGGGGGCCAACTTTTTCGATCAATTTCCTTAGCTCGTCGTCACTGTACTGGTAGTAATACATTCGGGTTCCTAAGCCATGTAAACGAAAGTAGGCAAAGGTACCAACATACGCAGGCATAGTTTTGAACGGATCGGTGACATGTGTGACGTCAAGTTCTTTTAACATTGTTGCAAGTGTTTTTCGAAGTTCTGGTTGATCCCAATCCGGTCCACGCGTTTCCCAAGCTATAGCAAG comes from the Candidatus Bathyarchaeota archaeon genome and includes:
- the argH gene encoding argininosuccinate lyase, whose product is MDILRGDRLDKPTTEIVDYTTSVVADTSIVKPVIEINKAHVIMLVEQGIVAESEGALLLKALSKLDPNMKLDPSLEDVHMNIEAEITKMVGEDIGGKLHTAKSRNDQVATAIRITLRQYLLDIIRNLIELRRALLKRCVEHLNIVMPGYTHLQHAQPVTLAHYFLAYHDAIERDTTRLMNSYQHVNLCPMGAAALAATGYNINRNRVAELLGFDGILENSIDAVSSRDFAVEAMAALALSMTDFSRIAEELILWSSVEFGTAEIPDEYASASSIMPQKRNPVVPELIRAKATHVYGDLVAAFTILKALPLSYNLDLQELTPHLWNTCQITLTSTRMLTGLIQKTRFNASRWLELVSKDFSTATDLADTLVKKFNIPFRMAHRVIGVLVQRLISEGKTLHDTTPQLLEEIFLQTTGRKLAIKSGDIAEAADPIKSINSKTVRGCPSPSEVARMAKERRKRIIADEAWLRKKAHSLKKAELKLRETVEGLSKYALQKP
- a CDS encoding argininosuccinate synthase — its product is MEKIILAYSGGLDTSVLIKWLQEKYHAQLVTVTVDVGQQEDLRKIATKAENLGVLRHYTVDAKQEFIQGYINPAIKANALYEEKYPLSSALSRPLIASKLVEVAHKEGANAIAHGCTGKGNDQVRFEVTIKSLDPELTVLAPAREWKMSREQEIEYAKTHGIPLTIKRNPYSIDQNLWGRSIECGPIEHPENEPPEEAFEWTVAPEKAPDKPQYITIGFENGVPVSLNGNHLNEVELITVLNNLAGKHGVGRIDHIEDRLVGIKSREVYECPAATCIIEAHKDLEKFVLTRHEVLFKQQIDAQWTFLVYTGLWMDPLREDLEAFINATQDRVSGEVRLKLFKGAAHIVGRSSPFSLYDYNLATYDVKSTFDQTASAGFIELWGLSTRVARALRLKKIKN
- a CDS encoding Lrp/AsnC ligand binding domain-containing protein — its product is MVTEIGKEYDVVKEISKIKGVTETRSVYGEFDVIARVEAEDLKTLDDAVTKIRKIASIIRTVTLISA
- a CDS encoding DUF72 domain-containing protein, whose protein sequence is MVFKIGCCGFPTSKVKYFKAFNLVELNSTFYTYPKLTLAKKWKEEAPPDFEFTVKAHQDISHNYKLADSLDCLKAFNQMKAICSTLDAKILLIQTPGSFKPTKENIAVAQKFFKKIHRNKLAIAWETRGPDWDQPELRKTLATMLKELDVTHVTDPFKTMPAYVGTFAYFRLHGLGTRMYYYQYSDDELRKLIEKVGPLEKEGKTVYIFFNNLAMFDDGQRLNYFLQKNKFPSITGATGLESVRALIQRTRYPASKSKLSKLFGWKLVEWGKNEQIPLDNLLKNLPTKTYESVEEVLFEIKKSMGIS